In Paenibacillus stellifer, the DNA window CGTCATCTCGATCTTTGCCGAATTCGGCAAGACGTATTGGCTGCAATCCTCGGCCAACCAGGTTGTCCGCAAGCTTCGTACGGATGTATACGCACATATTCAGCGTCTTCCGGTATACTTCTTCGATAACCTGCCCGCAGGTAAAGTCGTGTCCCGGGTCACCAACGACACTGAGGCAATCAAGGAATTGTTCATTGCGGTGCTGTCGAATTTCGCTTCCGGCATTATCAACATCATCGGCGTGTACATCGCTCTGTTCCTGCTGGATTTCCGGCTGGGTCTGATCAGTCTGTTCATTGCACCGATCATCGTTGTCTGGATCATTCTGTACCGTAAAGTTGCAACGAAATACAATACGATCATTCGCTCGCGTCTGAGCGAGATCAACGCCATTATCAACGAATCGATCCAGGGGATGTCCATTATCCGGATCTTCCGCCGCCAGAAGCAGCGGATGGCCGAATTCGAGACACTGAACGAGGATTATTTGAAGTATCAGGATAAAATGCTTAATCTGAACTCGCTGACCTCCCACAATCTGGTTGGATCGCTGCGCAACTTCGCTTTTGTGCTTGTACTCCTGTACTTCGGATTCGGCAGCTTGGGCGGCGGTACAATCGTCTCGCTGGGCGTCCTGTACGCGTTCGTCGATGTGCTCGGCCGCATGTTCCAGCCGATTATCGGCATGGTCAACCAGCTCGCCAACCTGGATACCTCCATGGTATCCGCAGGCCGTGTGTTTAAGCTCATGGATGAACCGGGCGAGCCCGTCACCGACGGTGAAATGCCGCGCTATAAAGGCGATGTGGTGTTCGAAGACGTGTCTTTTGCCTATAAAAAAGATTACGTTCTGCGCGACATCTCCTTCGCGGCTCGTCCCGGCGAGACGGTTGCCCTCGTAGGACATACAGGCTCCGGCAAAAGCTCGATCATCAATCTGCTGTTCCGATTTTATGATCCGCAGAAGGGTTCGATCTATATCGACGGCAAGAAGACAACTGACATTCCGAAGCAGTGGCTGCGCAAGCATATGGGGATCGTGCTTCAGGACCCTTATCTCTTCACCGGCACGATCGCGTCCAACGTCAGCCTGGGCGATGAACGCATCTCCCGTGAGCGCGTAGAAGCCGCGCTTCGCGAGGTCGGTGCGGACCGGCTGCTGGCCCATCTGCCGCAGGGCTTCGACGAACCTGTCGTCGAGAAGGGCAGTACGCTCTCGGCA includes these proteins:
- a CDS encoding ABC transporter ATP-binding protein is translated as MKPNTGRRLLQYALQAKTTFIAALLLLSIGVAAELAGPFIARSMIDNHMLAIEKPYYQTQNAEGAVSYNGVYYKRGDRFESGEIKGQEIRLVQIGRSFYFINEPVKSLSGDRTFTDGQVVVRDGGETASYPAVKLSSSDVFAFYKPEFPGIYQLVGLYGLFLVISIFAEFGKTYWLQSSANQVVRKLRTDVYAHIQRLPVYFFDNLPAGKVVSRVTNDTEAIKELFIAVLSNFASGIINIIGVYIALFLLDFRLGLISLFIAPIIVVWIILYRKVATKYNTIIRSRLSEINAIINESIQGMSIIRIFRRQKQRMAEFETLNEDYLKYQDKMLNLNSLTSHNLVGSLRNFAFVLVLLYFGFGSLGGGTIVSLGVLYAFVDVLGRMFQPIIGMVNQLANLDTSMVSAGRVFKLMDEPGEPVTDGEMPRYKGDVVFEDVSFAYKKDYVLRDISFAARPGETVALVGHTGSGKSSIINLLFRFYDPQKGSIYIDGKKTTDIPKQWLRKHMGIVLQDPYLFTGTIASNVSLGDERISRERVEAALREVGADRLLAHLPQGFDEPVVEKGSTLSAGQRQLISFARALAFDPAILILDEATSNIDTETESIIQQALEVLKQGRTTFIIAHRLSTIRSADQILVLHRGEIVEHGSHDELMALGGRYRRMYELQSGSTMAEPAAAAAMQGAAIQAESPDSPAASAEAAAKEQPALQSANRQG